A stretch of Cucumis sativus cultivar 9930 chromosome 2, Cucumber_9930_V3, whole genome shotgun sequence DNA encodes these proteins:
- the LOC101205542 gene encoding auxin response factor 19, whose protein sequence is MKTPANGAAGAAAAPNSNEGGLEKKIINPELWQACAGPLVNLPPAGYHVVYFPQGHSEQVAASLRKDVDGQVPNYPSLASKLLCLLHNVTLHADPETDEVYAQMTLLPVPSFDKDALLRSDLALKSNKPQPEFFCKTLTASDTSTHGGFSVPRRAAEKIFPPLDFSMQPPAQELVAKDLHDNVWTFRHIYRGQPKRHLLTTGWSLFVSGKRLLAGDSVLFIRDEKQQLLLGIRRANRQPTNLSSSVLSSDSMHIGILAAAAHAAANNSPFTVFYNPRASPSEFVIPLAKYYKAVSANQISLGMRFRMMFETEESGTRRYMGTITGISDLDPVRWKGSQWRNLQVGWDESTGGERRNRVSVWEIEPVIAPFFICPPPFLRSKRPRQPGMPDDDSSDLDGIFKRTMFGDDFCMKDPQGYPGLNLVQWMNMQNPSLSNSMQQNYMHSFSGSMLPNLGSVDISRQLGLSNAQLPQSNNIQFNAQRLLSQAQQLDQLPKLPTSMNSLGSVVQPPQQLDDMSQQTRQNLINQNAVSSQIQAQIMQQPHTNGILQQQTALQNQQLQRNAPQNLQMQQHQQILSQNQQQNMNPSPHLEQLNHQLQMSDNQVHIQMLQKFQQQPQSLLAQQSALQPSQLVQLPDQQRQSVDASQSFSRSMSSNQMLDIPQSTPAAGPPSNALPQQAANCNGQTNNRFSNQHLQPKLPQLQQPASSTVLSDMSRPMGLPPAQINNQLSAATSSLITGVAGAGQSGITDDIPSCSTSPSTNNCSSLVQPVANGRVHRTTGLVEDVAQSTATIFSSNTLDNMSPNANLVHKDLPQKTAVKPSLNISKNQSHGIFAQQTFLSGVVAQTDFLDTSSSTTSACLSQNDAQLQQNNMMSFNSQPMLFKDNSQDLEVPTDLHNIPYGNHVDGQMVAQLSSDPLLDKGIGGLGKDFSNNFSSGAMLTTYDAQKDPQQEISSSIVSQSFGIPDMTFNSMDSTINDNTFLNRNQWAPPPPFQRMRTYTKVYKRGAVGRSIDIARYSGYDELKQDLARRFGIEGQLEDRQKIGWKLVYVDHENDVLLVGDDPWDDFVNCVRSIKILSPQEVQQMSLDGDIGNGVLPNQACSSSDGGNA, encoded by the exons ATGAAGACGCCGGCGAACGGTGCCGCCGGTGCCGCCGCCGCGCCTAATTCTAACGAAG GTGGATTGGAGAAGAAGATCATAAATCCGGAGTTATGGCAAGCGTGCGCCGGTCCACTGGTGAACCTACCGCCGGCCGGTTACCACGTGGTGTATTTTCCTCAAGGTCATAGCGAACAG GTAGCAGCATCTTTGAGGAAAGATGTGGATGGCCAAGTCCCTAATTACCCAAGTCTTGCTTCCAAGTTACTATGTTTGCTTCATAATGTAACATTACAT GCTGATCCAGAAACAGATGAAGTATATGCTCAAATGACCCTGCTGCCAGTTCCTTCT TTTGACAAGGATGCATTGTTGAGATCAGATCTAGCTCTCAAGTCTAATAAGCCTCAACCAGAGTTCTTCTGTAAAACATTGACTGCAAGTGACACAAGCACTCATGGCGGGTTCTCCGTGCCACGCCGTGCTGCAGAGAAGATCTTCCCCCCTCTT GATTTCTCAATGCAACCCCCTGCACAAGAGCTTGTTGCTAAGGATTTGCATGATAATGTATGGACTTTCCGTCACATATATCGAG GGCAACCCAAACGCCATTTGCTAACAACTGGTTGGAGCTTATTTGTTAGTGGAAAGAGACTTCTTGCTGGCGATTCAGTTTTGTTCATAAG AGATGAAAAACAACAGCTTCTATTGGGCATTAGGCGAGCGAACAGGCAACCGACAAACTTATCATCATCAGTGTTGTCAAGTGATAGTATGCATATTGGTATTCTTGCAGCTGCTGCACATGCTGCTGCAAACAATAGCCCTTTCACCGTCTTCTACAACCCAAG AGCAAGTCCTTCAGAATTTGTCATTCCTCTGGCCAAATATTACAAGGCAGTGTCTGCAAACCAAATATCACTCGGAATGCGCTTCAGAATGATGTTTGAAACTGAAGAGTCTGGAACCAGAAG GTATATGGGCACTATTACTGGTATAAGTGATCTTGATCCTGTTCGATGGAAGGGCTCACAGTGGCGTAATCTACAG GTTGGGTGGGATGAGTCGACTGGAGGAGAAAGACGTAATCGAGTCTCCGTATGGGAGATTGAGCCTGTTATTgctccatttttcatttgtccCCCTCCTTTTTTGAGATCGAAACGTCCGAGGCAACCGGGAATGCCAG ATGACGACTCCTCCGATTTGGAtggtatatttaaaagaacaatGTTTGGTGACGATTTTTGCATGAAAGATCCACAGGGATATCCTGGCCTAAACTTAGTTCAATGGATGAATATGCAAAACCCTTCACTTTCTAATTCAATGCAGCAAAATTATATGCATTCGTTTTCTGGGTCTATGCTTCCAAACCTTGGTAGTGTCGATATTTCTCGACAACTTGGTTTGTCAAATGCACAACTTCCTCAATCAAACAACATACAGTTCAATGCACAAAGGCTACTTTCTCAGGCTCAACAGTTAGATCAGCTACCTAAGCTACCGACAAGTATGAACTCGTTGGGGTCCGTTGTGCAGCCACCACAGCAGTTGGATGATATGTCTCAGCAGACGCGACAAAATTTGATTAACCAAAACGCAGTCTCGAGTCAGATTCAGGCTCAAATAATGCAGCAGCCTCACACTAATGGGATCCTACAACAGCAAACTGCTTTGCAAAACCAGCAGCTTCAGAGAAATGCCCCTCAGAATTTGCAAATGCAGCAGCATCAGCAAATTTTGAGTCAGAATCAACAACAGAATATGAATCCGTCACCGCACCTGGAACAGTTAAATCATCAGTTGCAAATGTCGGACAATCAGGTTCATATACAGATGTTGCAGAAGTTTCAACAGCAGCCGCAATCACTTTTGGCTCAGCAGTCTGCTCTTCAGCCTTCTCAACTCGTCCAATTACCAGATCAGCAGAGACAGTCGGTAGATGCGTCCCAAAGCTTTTCCAGGTCCATGTCATCTAACCAAATGCTCGACATTCCTCAATCCACCCCAGCTGCAGGCCCTCCATCAAATGCATTACCACAGCAGGCAGCAAATTGCAATGGCCAGACGAATAATCGGTTCTCGAATCAGCATTTGCAGCCGAAACTTCCACAACTACAGCAACCAGCTTCATCTACTGTACTTTCTGATATGTCTAGGCCAATGGGACTTCCTCCTGCCCAAATAAACAATCAGCTCTCTGCAGCTACAAGTAGTTTGATAACAGGAGTGGCAGGAGCTGGCCAATCTGGAATCACGGACGACATTCCGTCGTGCTCCACGTCACCTTCCACAAACAATTGTTCCAGTTTGGTTCAACCAGTAGCCAACGGAAGGGTTCATCGAACCACAGGATTGGTTGAGGATGTTGCTCAATCAACTGCAACAATATTCAGTTCAAATACATTGGATAACATGTCACCAAATGCCAACTTAGTTCATAAAGATTTGCCACAAAAGACTGCTGTTAAACCTTCACTGAACATTTCCAAGAATCAAAGCCATGGAATTTTTGCTCAACAAACTTTCTTAAGTGGTGTTGTTGCTCAAACGGATTTCTTGGATACGTCATCCTCTACAACCTCGGCTTGCCTTTCTCAGAATGATGCTCAATTGCAGCAGAATAACATGATGTCTTTCAACTCACAGCCAATGTTATTTAAAGATAATTCTCAAGATTTGGAAGTACCAACCGATCTCCATAACATTCCGTACGGGAATCATGTCGATGGACAAATGGTAGCGCAGTTAAGTTCCGATCCTTTGTTAGACAAAGGCATTGGAGGTTTGGGGAAAGATTTCTCCAATAATTTCTCTTCTGGGGCCATGCTCACCACCTATGATGCACAGAAAGATCCTCAACAGGAAATTTCTTCATCTATAGTTTCCCAATCATTTGGTATTCCAGACATGACATTTAATTCTATGGATTCAACGATAAATGATAATACCTTCTTGAATAGAAACCAATGGGCCCCTCCGCCTCCATTCCAGCGTATGCGAACCTACACCAAG GTTTACAAACGTGGAGCTGTTGGGAGATCTATTGATATCGCTCGTTACTCGGGTTATGATGAGCTTAAGCAAGACCTTGCCCGTAGGTTTGGTATCGAGGGACAATTAGAGGACAGGCAAAAGATAGGCTGGAAACTTGTCTATGTGGATCATGAAAATGACGTTTTGCTCGTAGGGGACGACCCTTGGGA TGACTTTGTGAACTGTGTACGGAGCATCAAGATCCTCTCTCCACAGGAAGTCCAACAAATGAGCTTGGACGGAGATATTGGTAATGGGGTCCTACCGAACCAAGCCTGCAGTAGTTCTGATGGTGGAAATGCTTAA